The following proteins are encoded in a genomic region of Arachis stenosperma cultivar V10309 chromosome 4, arast.V10309.gnm1.PFL2, whole genome shotgun sequence:
- the LOC130975227 gene encoding protein FAR1-RELATED SEQUENCE 5-like, translated as MSRNEDDVKNDSDNDLGDDFDYQPNAEDDAEDDDVDSLDSTSKSEEVCGVKRIENLMVEDIWNLEFRTENEACQFYNAYSCWHEFVMRKDDVVRDNQGRIISRQFVCNKEGWRNMRYFDLDDRSKEARSLTRTKCPAQLRVKLDYGCGRWKVSCFVESHNHDLMPPQFAHMVPANRHLTITDKVQVKNLHNFGIKTCHIMGYIAFQKGGYCHASFTRKDLYNHIDRYRQSKVKNGDANAAINYLIGKSNNDPLFFGKYMFISDERLEHIFWADE; from the coding sequence ATGTCAAGAAACGAGGATGATGTGAAGAATGATTCTGATAATGATTTGGGTGATGATTTCGATTATCAACCGAATGCAGAAGATGATGCTGAAGACGATGATGTGGATTCGCTGGATTCTACTAGCAAGAGTGAAGAAGTTTGTGGTGTAAAAAGAATAGAGAATTTAATGGTGGAGGATATTTGGAACCTGGAGTTTAGGACAGAGAATGAGGCTTGCCAATTTTATAACGCTTATTCTTGTTGGCATGAATTTGTAATGAGGAAGGACGACGTGGTTAGGGATAATCAAGGTAGAATCATTAGCAGGCAATTTGTTTGCAACAAAGAGGGCTGGAGGAATATGAGGTATTTTGATCTGGATGATAGATCAAAGGAGGCAAGGTCACTAACGCGAACCAAGTGTCCAGCTCAGCTTAGGGTAAAGCTTGACTACGGCTGCGGTAGATGGAAGGTATCATGTTTTGTGGAATCTCACAACCACGATCTGATGCCACCCCAATTTGCGCATATGGTTCCAGCCAATCGTCATCTCACTATCACTGATAAAGTCCAAGTGAAAAATCTTCATAATTTTGGTATCAAGACCTGCCATATTATGGGGTATATTGCGTTCCAGAAGGGTGGATATTGTCATGCTAGCTTCACACGCAAAGATTTATACAACCACATTGATCGTTATCGTCAGTCAAAAGTTAAAAACGGGGATGCCAATGCGGCAATAAACTATTTGATTGGCAAGTCAAACAACGATCCGCTGTTCTTTGGAAAGTATATGTTCATTAGTGACGAAAGGCTCGAGCATATTTTTTGGGCAGATGAGTAG